The region ACAGAGCTTAGTATTTTTTTTAAGTAGGAGAGATAAAATTAGAATTGTTTTCTAGTCAAACTTATCTTCTAGGCAGGAATAGACACCTAAATTTGGAAACTTAGCTTTAGGCTAAATAGTTGTTGCCAGTCGTGGGGGATGGAACATTCCAGTCATTAAAGGAATGGAACATGTGACTTCTTATTCCTGCTTGCTTGTGGAACTAATTTACCATTCTGGCCGGAATATATCAAGTGTAAGTTCTAATGGGAGTTTAAAGTCTGTGTAACTGGTTTACTCATGGGAATTTAGTCAGATATTGTTGCGAGGTGAAAGAGGAAAGTGACTCCTGTGCAGACTGCAGAGTTCTGACTTGTATTGTAATTGCCAGCCTTTCATaactaacaacaacaacaacaacaaagcctttagtcccaaacaagttggggtaggctagaggtgaaacccataagatctcgcaaccaactcatggctctggcacatggatagcaagcttccacgcacccctgtccatagctagctctttgtcgatactccaatccttcaggtctctcttaacggactcctcccatgtcaaaatcggtcgaccccgccctctcttgacattctccgcacgctttagccgtccgctatgcactggagcttctggaggcctgcgctgaatatgcccaaaccatctcaaacgatgttggacaagcttctcctcaattggccaGCCTTTCATAACTAATGTTTTTATTTTGCTCAATTCTAGTTGACGAGGAGGTGGGAATTGATGGGTGGAACACTATGGACAATTGCTATGCCTTTCTGTACTCCAAGGAGGAGGAGGGCAAGAAGAAGCGCATTTTAGTGAAATGTCTAGTGATTGATGACTTCCTTGCTATTGATGCGCTGGATCTTGAGGCACAACACAAGGAACCCTGCAATGTTCAGATAAAGTATGTTCCAGTCTTATTATTTAGATCATTCTTAGGTTCCATGTGATTTGCTTATTGTTATAACATTACTAGAACACAATGGATACTAGCAGCATTAGACTATGCCAGAGCAATGTAATAACTTACTAGAACATATGTTACTTGCTTCATGAAATATGATTCGTGATCTAAGACATAAGTATGTTATGTGCTAATCTTCACTCCAATTAATATTTCAGTTGGTAGTGATGATTTGTTCACCTTCCCACTATTTCGTTACTAACAAGTGGGGCTAAATTGGAAATTTGCTGTGCTACTATACATATTTCAGTTTGTGGTGATGGCCCGTTTACTCTGTCACCATCCTTTCCACCTGGACTAACTAAAATAAAATATTTGGTAAAATAATAACATGAATGGTAAGCCATGCCATTTTAACTCAAGGCCTGTTTCTTTGTACATATGATGTATAACCATACTGCAGCTGTGCTACGCATTCCATGTTCTTTTTTTTTTTTACGTGTGTGGAGACTTCTTTTATATGTAAGACTACTCCGATGGTTTTTTGTGCTTTGTTGTATGCACATGAACACTGGTAGTTAGCGAGTTGGTACCAAACACATTCTTTTGTCAAGTAGCTTCACTTGTATTAACCAGCATTATAGAAACGATGTCGCTATGAACTGAACAGTATAAATCATGTAACAAGTAAGGGCGAGCTGGACTTGCAGAGTCTGTTTAGGAGTTCTGCTAACATGCTAGTGTGCTTGCTGTATTCTACTATGTGATGACTTGGGTTGCTACAAATACCTTAGTGTAGAAATGTATTTTGTTCGATTGAGTATGATTTTCTTAACAAGCTATGGATATGATACACGGCTTGATACAAGGTGCAGTAAGTAATACTGCATCCATTTCTAATTTATTTGTTAAGCAAGACCCAGTACAGCCAACAGGACAATTCTATCTTGTAAAATATTTTGGGTGGCTGCTCTGTTGGCTGGCCTTCTGTTGAATAGTTCTGCCCACATGTGGATCTTCCAGTTCATAGTTGTGAGTTTTTGACTCTGGTTCCTCGTATATAGTGTGAAGGATTTCTTCTCTGAAGAACAGCCCAAGAATTATAAGGATATGTACAAGAATTTTGCGGGCTTCATCAATACCCTTAACTCAAGCTTGTTAGTTGAATTGGATGGTAAgaatgctgctgctgccgccgcccagaagcCTGATCTTGAGGGCAGTTCATCAATAAACAGGTATTTCTATGCTGGGTTTTAAACTTGTAGTGGGATTGTTCCATCTCCATCTCTGACACTAAAAGTCAGACTAGATTTCTGTTAATACTTCCATGTTGCATTTTTGCTTCGTACGAATGAAATAATATCAATATTTCAGAAATTTGGGCTTTTTTGGTTATATTCTGAtgattttcctcctttgcctagaatGTTACTTCCATAGCTTTTCTGTTGTAGCTGACTCCATTTGCTAGTAATTCTCTAACATGTGGCACTTCTCCTTCCAGTTCTGAAAATGTTCTGCGGGATACAAGGACTACTGAACCTGCTGGGTATGAGAACGACCATTTgtatttcctcttcttcttttgtgTGCCACTCCTTTATTTACCTtttttttgtactccctctgtcccgaaatacttgtcggaggaatggatgtatttagacgtattttagttttagatacatccatttttatgcatttctccgacgagtatttccggacggagggagtactttgtagTTATTTTTATTGTGCCCTGTCCAACATATAGAATCTAAATGTATTGGGTTTCTAGAAGTAGTAGGATATCATGACAGAAAAGAGAAGACGCAGCGCGCTAAGGCTTAGCCACTAATTAGTCTTTTCTAGTTTTTTGCTCCTTTCAAGCCTACACCGCCTCAATCACAAGCTGAATGTCTTGGTCCATACCTTCGGTCTTGATATCAACTGGCCTTGTTCAATTTTCATGAGCATGCATGTCCTTGCACATCTTCTATTGCCATCTAATTTTAGTGCAACTTCATAATTTTAGTACTACAGCCTATTGATATGGTTACTCTATACTGTCTTGATTAATGCAAATTCTCTTGATGTATGTTGGAAGTAAACAAAAGAATATCCATGGAGTCATTGCTGATGTTACTTTGGATATAACATATGTTATTGATAGCATTTGTGGCATATATAAATACATAGTGTGTCTTTACACTCATTTTATGAATCACGCTGATAAAGTACAAGAAATATATATTCTCCCAAAAATTTGGTAAAGATGACAGTGAACTCATGTCCATATGTACCCCCTTCGTGAGTTTATAGATTCCGACATTCTCAAAAACATTATGGCACTACAAAATTTTAGTTTAGGCATCTATACAAAATCTCGATAGGAATTATGATCATATTTGTTCTTTACGTAAAAAAAATAAGAGAATTTTGNNNNNNNNNNNNNNNNNNNNNNNNNNNNNNNNNNNNNNNNNNNNNNNNNNNNNNNNNNNNNNNNNNNNNNNNNNNNNNNNNNNNNNNNNNNNNNNNNNNNNNNNNNNNNNNNNNNNNNNNNNNNNNNNNNNNNNNNNNNNNNNNNNNNNNNNNNNNNNNNNNNNNNNNNNNNNNNNNNNNNNNNNNNNNNNNNNNNNNNNNNNNNNNNNNNNNNNNNNNNNNNNNNNNNNNNNNNNNNNNNNNNNNNNNNNNNNNNNNNNNNNNNNNNNNNNNNNNNNNNNNNNNNNNNNNNNNNNNNNNNNNNNNNNNNNNNNNNNNNNNNNNNNNNNNNNNNNNNNNNNNNNNNNNNNNNNNNNNNNNNNNNNNNNNNNNNNNNNNNNNNNNNNNNNNNNNNNNNNNNNNNNNNNNNNNNNNNNNNNCTGCTCCTGTCATTTTGCTACATCAtgcatatgattttttttttgaaacatgtgCCTGAATTAACATTTTATAATACTATGAATTTTTCTGAGTTTACAAGTGCACAAACTAGTGATGGGGTTCATGTGAACTTATGTTCGGTTTTACCAAAATTTGCGGTCCCTAGCACTCTTGTAGGATAAATAGGCTATTAGTGAATTTGTTATAGGATATCGATAACGGGGCTAATATTTCCTTTTATGTATTGTGGTACAGCCTGATATATCCTCCAGTAGCTCCGTTTGGTCATGATGACACCTTCCCTGCTCCTGGTGCTGGCTTCTACCCTCACAGGTCTGTCTCCTACCATCATGTACATGTAAAAACATTGACAGACCAGTACTTCCACACATAATTAACCATGTGTCTTATTGTTTGCAGTGGTGGGCCGGGTGGTAGTATGCACGTTGGTAATATGTTGTCAACTGAATATCTTTTGAATCTCTTTACATTTATACCTCTATACTGTCCAACTTACAACCTATTTGATTACTACAGGCCCAAATGATCCACGCTTCTTTCCTTCAAATCCTTTTCCTGCTCCTTTTGGTGGCCCTGGGTATGTTCAGTTCTCCTATTTAATTGAAGTATTTGTTTTGTCATGTCTGCTGCTGTCATAAACGGAATCAATATTTCATAACAGGAGTGTTCCACCTGGTGTCCGTTACGATCCAATCGGCCCGCCTGATGTTCCAGGATTTGAACCATCTCGCTTTGTGAGGTAAGTTAGTTATTCTTAACATGTTTGTTAGACCCACATTATATGCTTGACACCCGGCAAGGCTCAAGATGGCCTGTTATTGTACTTGATTAGGTTTGTTATCTCAAGGAAGAAACAAACCATTCTGTGTGATTCAATCAAGATGTTAAAATAATATTGAATCTCAAAAACATATCCTGTGGTAGATATGATTTTCAGAATGAAGAGGAAACTTCTCTACACTGGCATCCAGTAGCGCAGCATTCGTTATAATTTCTACTTACGTCATGGAAGTCATTGAACACAGTTCACTATATACCATATAATGGAAACTGCCATGCTTATTTCTACTTGGAACAGCTGATGCCAACTACCTGATTTTCTGCTCACGCAGGCGTTCGAGGCATCCAGGTGGAAGCACTCACCCAGACCTCGagttcttccagcaaggcccagacTTCTGAGACTCGGCTTCATGCCACCTGCACCCTGCGCTGAATGACTCTGCTTTGTTTGTGCTGCGCTCATGAACTTTTTTTCAGTAGACCCTGCTTGGGAAGTTGGAAACATGAATGTAAACTTTTGTATTTACCTTCCAGACAATGCTTTGTGACGGTTGACTGTACAATTGTATATAGACCTGTCTTCGTATCCCTCTGTGCTTCTTACCTAAACTATTGGTGCGACTACCAACATCTGCAATGTCTGCCTCGTAGTTATCCAGTAGCCCCAAAATTTGCTCGCAGTTTCTCCGTATGCAGTATCACCGCAAAATGTTCCTCTGTATCTACGGGCGCTCCAAGCGAAATCttgttttaatatatatatatatatactgcatCCGTCCTACAATAACTTACTTCATAACCCCGCTTATGCTCTATTTTATTTGCAAGAACTGTACTTTTCATGTCTGCATATTTAAATTGGGAAAATTAGGATGCTGCTAGGCAGCGGTGGACCGATTGATCCCCTCGCGAGCCGTTGTTCCCTTTGCCCACTTGAGTATACAtgcacgagggagagagagagagcagcaataGGGGTGCAGGCTGGCGTCTTGCAAAGGCCCCACGTATTAGCACAAAAGTAGCCAAACATAACCATAGCCAGCTACAACAAagggtatttccaatgttgtaatttttatTTAATTTTTATTTTGCATTCATCCGCGGATGCGGAAAGCAGCCATTCAACGCAGCCCGCATATATTTCAATTACTTCATGAACCAAccagacgaaattcgtgcaaacacgacgGATTTCATACAGACCGGACGACGTTCATGCAAACACGGTGGACTTTCTTTAGACTTCAAACAGTTAAAACAAAACAAAACCGTTCCGACCCGACCCTAAAGCCCTATCATATGGCGGCGTCCGGTGTCCAAGCCCTTGTCGTCCTCCATCTGCCGTTTCCATCTTccgtgccctactcatcctcggaggagtccgtcGCCGGTGGACGTGAGGTCCACGATGGAAATGGTGGCGCCCGTGCTGTCGTCGTTTGACAGGCCGCCTGATAGTTCATCGGCGGCGCATAGGAGGCGCAGTTGGCGTTGTTCTCGGCTGCGATTGCCTGCACCTGCGCCTCCGTGACGACTGCTTCGTGGCGAGCGGCGGCTTTAGAGCACGGACGGCCTCGTAGATAGCACGCTGCTCCGTGACGAAGTTGGGGTTCGCGCAACCATGGCCGCTACGGCCTCCTCGCTCACGCGCTTGCCGTCGACCTGGCCTTCCGTCGGCCGGTGCTGCTATAACCGAAAGAGTAGAAGGTAACAACGCCATGGCATAGGAAAACGTTTGNNNNNNNNNNNNNNNNNNNNNNNNNNNNNNNNNNNNNNNNNNNNNNNNNNNNNNNNNNNNNNNNNNNNNNNNNNNNNNNNNNNNNNNNNNNNNNNNNNNNNNNNNNNNNNNNNNNNNNNNNNNNNNNNNNNNNNNNNNNNNNNNNNNNNNNNNNNNNNNNNNNNNNNNNNNNNNNNNNNNNNNNNNNNNNNNNNNNNNNNNNNNNNNNNNNNNNNNNNNNNNNNNNNNNNNNNNNNNNNNNNNNNNNNNNNNNNNNNNNNNNNNNNNNNNNNNNNNNNNNNNNNNNNNNNNNNNNNNNNNNNNNNNNNNNNNNNNNNNNNNAAAAAACACACACACAATATACCGTGCTATAAACAAAACGCAACTGACGGGACCCTTCTTCTTTAAAGGAAATATGTATACTATACAAGGAAAACCCGATAAATTGTGTCCAAACGGAGCAGATTCGTCGTCATCCAATGTATAGTATTTTGCTCATGGATATCGATCGATCCTCCCATGTACAATACCTAGCTGCTATCAGCCTACaaacaaaacagattaaataaaaaatACATTTTCATCATGGGTCGTTTGTAAGCAGGAAGCAGATCCTCAACGCAAGGTGTATAGATGAATGACCCAAGGGTAGGTGCGGCAAGAGATCGATGGCGTAGTCCACTATTTGGATAAAGTGAGCCCAAGTAATGCAATTTGGAGGTACctaagtacttcctccgtcccataatgtaagacgttttttgacactacactaatgttaaaaagcgtcttacattataggacggagggagtagtaagcaaACCCGATATAATGGCTGCCCAGGAAAACAATTTCCCTGTCAGGGTGATAGCCCAAAAAATCCATTCCATAGTAGCAATTTTTATAACCCTCATTACCGTTGAtcccttcttctcctgcatcagTGACGCTGTCATCACTAGAGTCCCATCCATTGTCCCCTTTGTCACTTGATTCTTCCATACAGGGATCCAATGTCCAAGACTTGCCAATCTCATCTCCTATAAGGTGTCGGTTATAGTGTTGCTGAAAATCATGCTCAAGGTCATTTTGATGCCTTAGCGCCCACTCTAGGGTTTGACATGTCTCTGAtgcctcttgtaatacccataccgaaATTTGGTACCCGTTGACAGCGGTGTAGTAGATCCTCTGCTTTGATTTTCCAAAATACCCACTAGATTTCTGGTCGAATGTTGGGGTTTTGATCACTGCATATTTTCGATCTTGCAATGACAACCTAATAAGTAATACTGTATTAGAGAAAGAGGCATTCGGTAAGAAGACACATAAGCTAAAAACACGAGTAAACACCTTTTTACTCCTATATAACAAGGATGATACCTCACGATGAAGCCAACATAGCAATGGAGATAGAATGCTCCCCGCCAGTACACAACATTACGTCGAAGGGCACTCGGTCCATGTCGTGCGTGTGGGTCCGACCACACGTCTGACACTGTAACTGCCGCATTGCCGTGTCGAATAAAGTGCCTCTCCTGCCACTGGCCAGTTCTTGAGACTAGTCACAGTGtagagtaacttagagtagtaacatgcatatgctactggtctatgttactacctccacagtgggtagtaacatatgtgttgtgtcatgcatcacttcatttattaggctgtagactcatctttttttgatatgtgtgatgttacagtaattaGCTATGTAACAACATgactctctttcttcattaattacatgccacatcatctattttgcctagataagtgtgatattatcacctatgttactcccactgtgggtagtctgatGAGAAGACTTGCACTGCGTATAGGTGTGGTGGCCATTCCACGGACCGCAGTGTGTTCACCTCGTCCCGATATTCTGATTTCAAAGATGGCGGCAATTTGGCAAAATCCCTAAAAGTGTACACTCTCGTCCATGATGATCCCTCCTTGCAATGTCTCTTGGGAGACTGATCTGGTGGCGTCGGCCTTTCAGGCACGTTAGGGAAGCATAACACGTCGTAGTGCAACGACACCGTTGGGTCGAACATGAGGTACATGTGGTTGTAGAAAAAGGGTACGGGCGGCGGAGGCACCGTCCCCCACCGCCGTGTCGTGGGGTTGCACGCATGCATCGCATCCCCGCATGTGTAGAGGACGAGGCCGTTTTGATGATCCAGTACCATCATGCTGCTGCTAATGGGAATGCGGGGGGTCGTCCGTGGCTGCGCGTCGCGGGAGAAGAAGCTGTGGCCCTGCTTGTGGAAGAAATTGATGAAGATGCCACGCAGTGGGCGCGGCGCAAGGTAGGCGCGCAACAGCCCGCGGCCATCTACGACGGCCCGCCAGCTCTTGCAGACGCAGCGGCAAGCGGTGAGGTGCCGCGGAGGGACGTGCCCAAGGACTTGGTCGAGGAGCTCCTTGGGGAGATCCACGTCAAGTTATTAGGGTTTGGAGCCTGGCTAGCGGCTGCGTGGTCAGAGGCGGAGGCGTGAATACTAAACTCGCGTggtggcaaaatttcgtgttttgacccttttcacgTATGAAATCGAGATCTGACCCCCTTATGGAAATTTTtcgggatttgacccttttgctaccgccgaaGTCCCCGACGGTAGATACGTACAGGCTACCGCCGACCCTCGTGGCGGTAGGTTTCCTGACGCCGTCTGGCCGTTAACGGCCGTGTACACGTGGCAAAGGTACCTACCGCCGCCGGGGCTACGGTGGTAGGATGTTTCAACCTACCGCCGGGCTGTCTGGCGGTAGGTTCATGGATAAGGTTGTGAGGGAGGGGGCTGTGCTGCTCCCCCACCCACTCATTCACCCCACTCTTTTTCCGAGCTGAAGCTctctccccctcttctcccccaccAAATCACGCACTAGATCCCCCTCCATTGCTTGAGATTTTTCCCGTGGATCGAGGCCATTTGCATCACCCAAGGTACCTCCCCCATCCCCCCTTCATTTGGTTGGTTCAAATCATGCATTTTGCTCATTTTGTTGGAATCACTAGTTCATGGTTTTGTTGTGGTGAAATCAATGTATATGATGCATTTAGGGTAATGTTTGTGCTTTGACAATGTATTGTGTCACTAGCATTGTTTGGGTAGTAAGAAATATCATTTAGGGTTTTGTTAGGGTTAGGTACATGGTTAGGGTTATGGTTATGGTTATGGTTATGCTTAAGTAAATGCCTATATGAGGAACATTATGGTTATAGTTTAGTTAGGGTTTTGTTAGAGTAGTTAGGAGTTTTGCCTTGGATGACCGTTATAGTAATCCCTCGACTTGTAGGATGGGATCGATCATCTTTGTTGAGACTTCCACGGAGGCGGCGGCGAAGCGTGAACGTGCAGTCATTGAGGAAAAGATGGACTTGTGGGTCAAAGCCGTTGATGCATTGAATGCGGCTTGTAGAGATTTTTCAAAGTATTATGTGTCGAAGTGCGATGATGCCAGAGTTAAGTTATACCAAGCTAAAGAGAAAAACATAAGCAACCTCAAGAATGAAGAGAAAAATCATAGACGCGCTCTTGCAAGGCAAAATTGCATTGTTTGGAACAAGGGATGGAGTGAATGAGATGGACTTTAACACCCCTGGCCAGATCATTGATTGGCTAGTTAGGCAACCATCATCGACGATACTTAGTCAGGCAACTCGTTGGGCTTGGGTCCGTGAAAGAAATGATGTCATTTGTTGCAACCCCGGGCCGTACGACAAAGATGTCTTGTTGATGGAGTAGTACAGGGGGTTGAAACAAATGATGTTGTAGTGTCATTTGGACTGTTAATGGCATGTACCCTTATCATTTATGTAACCTATGTCATTTGAACCAGTGAGAACATTATGTAACTTATAGGTCATTATAAATAAGTTatgctttgtgtttgtattgtaTCATTTGATTTGAGTTATGGTTTGGTCCATTTCATGTAGCATGGAAAACATGACCCCGGAGCAGCTGAAGAAAGTACTTCTGTTGTGACATTGCATCTAAGAGGCTGGCGGTAGCGTCTGAGAAGCGAGAACTTCGTATGAAGAGGGAGCTTGAAGCATGGTTCAAGAGCAATGATGAGGAGTTTGCTGCCATGATGGATTTCAACAAGTATCCATTCATGGAGGAACCTTCTGATCTTAAGGAGAGAAAAGTTTTCTGTAGGCTTGTGAAAGAAAAACAGAAGATATTTAATGAGCTGCATGAGAAGGAATATGCTTGCAGACATGATGTGGCAACGGAGATCTTTTTCTCTGTGAACATAGAAGAATTCCGCGAGCTGGACTTGAGAAAACCCAGACAGGTCATTGGATGGGCAATCAGACAAGGCAAGTCAGAGATTCCGGAACGACATGCTCGATGGGCATGGTTCGGCGAAATGAAAGGTGTGTTGAAGAATTGGGCGGGATCGTCGGATTATCAACTGAAGCCTAATCCTGATCGTGACGAACAAATTGAACGTCTTATGCGTTTTAGATCTTTTTTTCCGAAGTAGAAAATGTATGCTCGAGCTTGAGCTTTGTAGTTTAAACTTATGTCATTCGAATCGCTAGAAGGGGGCATGGATCCGTTATGTATGTCTTTGCTACTCGATCATTTGTAGTTTGAACTTATGTCATTCGAATCGCTAGAAGGGGGACATGAATCGCTAGAAGAGTGTCATTTGTGGATGTAATGAACTATGCTCAGTTATGCATGTCTTTGCTACTTGATCATTTGTGGATGTCATTTGTGGATGCTtagttcataaaagtttgtaagaaATGGAAAGGCAAAGGGCTATAAAATAAATGAAGGGTACATGGATCAGCACCCTACCGCCATAGGCTACGGCGGTAGTTTGACGAACCCTACCGCCACGGCTTATGGCGGTAGGGTGGCCAACCCTACCGTCCGTTTTGTCGCCGATTCGGTCACAGGAGGCAGCACACCAGGCTACTACCCTACCGCCAGGGTCTTAGGCGGTAGGGTGGCCAACCCTACCGCCCAAAAAATGCCCGATTTGGTCACAGGAGAAGCAGCAGAGCAGCCGTTTGGGTGGGCACCCTACCGCCAAAGACCGTGGCGGTAGGGTGGCTAACCCTACCGCAAAACAGGGGACAATTTGCGCTCTAGAAGGTTAGCTGTTGGGATTCGCACCCTACCACCAGGGCTTACGGCGGTAGGGTGTACTAACCTACCACCATGGATTCTGGCGGTAGGGTTCAAAACAGAGCAATAATTTACTCTGTTTTCCATCGTGTTCATCATTTCTAATTGACAGCAAAAACAACAGCATAACAGTTCATGACATAGTTTCAACACAAGTTTTACAAATCAAAGACACAGTTGACGACATAGTTCGACACAAGTTTCACAAATCAAAGACACGGTTCATCACATGTTTCTCGAAGCGAAGGCATAGTTCATGACTAGTTTTTCGAAAGTAAGAGGCCTTATTGAGTCACACGAGGCCATTTTCCTTTCTTGTCGCCTGCCTCATCCTCCTCTTGGGCTTCACGAGCCCTTGCAAGCTTTCTTGCTCTCTCCTCTTGACAAGCAATCTTCTCCTTGCGTGCCCTCTCCTCTTCACGCTTTTTTCGCTCCATCCTCTCCTTTTCACGACGCTCTTCATCCAAGCCTCTCTGAAATGCTTCTTCAAACAACCGCTGCCTCCTTAGACAATCTCGATGTTGATCTTTCTTAACATCTTCTGGCACATCTTGATCTATCCATGTGAAGTACTTACAAAGTGGAGGCGGTAACTACGTACGAATAAAGAACAGATGTGGTCATTAGTCATCCATGGACCGGTCATTTCATATGGATGAACTATCTAAAATATAAGATTTTTTAATCTAACAACTAGTATACCTTAATCATAGCACTAACCCTAACCTAACTAAACCCCTAACCCTAACACTTAAGCTAGCTTCCCACAACAATGAGTGACACATATTACTTAGGTCAACCATAAATGCACCATAAATGACCCATAAATGCTAAACTAGAGGAAGAACTAGGGGGGTTGCAAAACTTGTTGATTCCAACAAAAGTAAATGATTTGAACCAACCAAATGAAGGGGGGATAGGGGAGGTACCTTGGGTGATGCAAATGGCCTCGATCCACAGGACAAATCTCAAGTAATGGAGGGGAATCTAGTGAGTGCTTGggtgggggagaagagggggagagagtgagagctCGGGAAGGAAGAATATGAGTGGAGTGGGTGGGTGGTGAGTGGACCCCACCAAACCTTATCCTccaggaccctaccgccagagaCCTCGGCGGTAGGGTGTTAGAGCCTACCGCCAAGGTGGGCGGCGGTAGGTACCCTTTGCCATGTCAGCGCCCGTTAACGGCCAGACGACCGTCAATGGAACCTACCGCCAGGAGGGTCGGCGGTAGCCTATAGATCGCTATCGCCAGGGCCTCCGGCGGTATCCAAAAGGGTCAAATCTCGAAAAATTTCTATAAAGAGGGCCAGATCTCTATTTTATacgtgaaaaggttcaaaacacgaaatttggccTTGGGTGGTCGGTCGACTCTTATATGCCAGTCGATTCATGGTGCCTTCACGTACGGGCCAGTTCGAATCACGCACGA is a window of Triticum dicoccoides isolate Atlit2015 ecotype Zavitan chromosome 2B, WEW_v2.0, whole genome shotgun sequence DNA encoding:
- the LOC119363385 gene encoding probable proteasome inhibitor — translated: MVTDAAALAVVKAARPVFRGAHDGVAFAANAAFLAAGYSLCAVGPAALADPLPAVDEEVGIDGWNTMDNCYAFLYSKEEEGKKKRILVKCLVIDDFLAIDALDLEAQHKEPCNVQINVKDFFSEEQPKNYKDMYKNFAGFINTLNSSLLVELDGKNAAAAAAQKPDLEGSSSINSSENVLRDTRTTEPAGLIYPPVAPFGHDDTFPAPGAGFYPHSGGPGGSMHVGPNDPRFFPSNPFPAPFGGPGSVPPGVRYDPIGPPDVPGFEPSRFVRRSRHPGGSTHPDLEFFQQGPDF